The following coding sequences are from one Spirochaeta lutea window:
- a CDS encoding response regulator has translation MSSSEPKSSILIVDDQHLFAESLKTFITNYAEDLEVVGIAGNGKEALTMALELKPQIVLMDVHMPVMNGVEATKALLRKHQDMRVIMLSTYDQDEYVSQALRHGASGYLLKDISPTELIASIRALRSGVMQISPQIATKLIQGLHDDTRPTMQKIAERFEWFDSLTKREREIFALIATGYDNEQIAEKLCIAEQTVRNHVSIIYSKLEVQDRFQIIQLANKIQYHEDGL, from the coding sequence ATGAGTAGTTCCGAGCCGAAGAGTTCCATCCTCATTGTGGATGATCAGCATTTGTTCGCCGAAAGCCTGAAAACCTTTATTACCAACTACGCCGAGGATCTGGAGGTGGTGGGGATTGCCGGAAACGGCAAGGAGGCTCTGACCATGGCCTTGGAGCTCAAGCCGCAGATCGTACTCATGGATGTGCATATGCCGGTGATGAACGGCGTTGAGGCAACCAAGGCATTGCTTCGCAAACACCAGGATATGCGGGTTATCATGCTTTCCACCTACGATCAGGATGAGTATGTGTCCCAGGCCCTGCGCCACGGCGCCTCGGGCTATCTATTAAAAGATATTTCACCCACGGAGCTCATCGCCAGCATCAGGGCCCTGCGAAGCGGGGTTATGCAGATTTCTCCCCAGATCGCCACTAAATTAATCCAGGGCCTGCACGACGACACCCGGCCTACCATGCAAAAAATCGCCGAGCGCTTCGAATGGTTCGACAGCCTTACCAAGCGGGAGCGGGAAATTTTTGCCCTCATCGCCACGGGGTACGATAACGAACAGATTGCTGAGAAGCTCTGTATCGCCGAACAGACGGTGCGTAACCATGTGAGCATTATTTACTCCAAGCTGGAGGTTCAGGACCGGTTCCAGATTATCCAGCTGGCGAACAAGATCCAGTATCATGAGGACGGCCTGTAA
- a CDS encoding sensor histidine kinase, protein MLKGMFGRSILYQASPLLPGILFLVHLLGNLGVGVVLFLRFQDASAAEYFWGTMAGFGGVNLVAGLSLGFIRRASVLRAVLALRLVLVVLLAYTLADALEVTAVLLGIFLVDAGVCTAQPWGFLLGTAALVLGGLPGGLDGIFGRNLLVASPGVPGLWSGGAGFGILLGVILMLSVLAGGLLRRYNFIKRLTDQQETNLQRLSEFNLSLQSYARRADEQSAERERRRISREIHDISGYIFTNLIAMMDATMSLGPDADISRVHATLMTARKQAQEGLRETRTALRRLREVDPYGDKGLRMIYKIAGVFQQVTGTRVELSFGNLPLSFDTELNRSLYRIVQESLTNAIRHGKATEVGMQFWIHEEHLIITIHDNGAGAKEITKGIGLAGMEERLKEMGGSIKAGNAPEGGFTLTIRIPLEQQGSTYRARKPGQHLEPSMDSFANT, encoded by the coding sequence GTGTTGAAGGGTATGTTCGGCCGGTCCATTCTTTATCAGGCCAGTCCTCTGCTGCCTGGGATCCTATTCCTGGTTCATCTGCTGGGCAATCTCGGTGTCGGGGTTGTGCTGTTTCTCCGGTTTCAGGATGCATCGGCGGCGGAGTACTTCTGGGGGACCATGGCGGGGTTCGGCGGGGTAAACCTGGTCGCCGGGTTAAGCCTCGGGTTCATACGGCGCGCCTCGGTATTGAGGGCTGTTTTAGCCCTGCGGCTGGTTCTGGTGGTGCTCTTGGCTTATACCCTGGCAGATGCCCTGGAGGTTACCGCCGTACTTCTGGGGATTTTTTTGGTGGATGCCGGAGTCTGCACGGCCCAGCCCTGGGGGTTTCTATTGGGGACGGCGGCCCTGGTGCTGGGCGGTCTTCCCGGCGGGTTGGACGGGATTTTCGGAAGGAATCTGCTGGTTGCATCCCCTGGAGTACCGGGCTTGTGGTCCGGGGGGGCGGGGTTCGGGATTCTTCTCGGGGTGATTCTCATGCTTTCCGTTCTGGCGGGGGGACTTCTTCGCCGGTACAACTTCATAAAAAGACTGACAGACCAGCAGGAAACGAATCTGCAACGCCTGAGCGAGTTCAACCTGAGTCTGCAAAGCTATGCCCGCCGGGCGGATGAACAATCTGCGGAACGGGAGCGCCGGCGCATCAGCCGGGAGATCCACGATATTTCCGGATACATCTTCACCAACCTGATTGCCATGATGGATGCCACCATGAGCCTCGGACCAGATGCGGATATTTCCCGGGTTCACGCCACCCTCATGACTGCCCGAAAACAGGCTCAGGAAGGGCTGCGGGAAACACGGACGGCCCTGCGCCGCCTTCGGGAGGTTGATCCCTACGGCGACAAGGGTCTGCGGATGATCTATAAGATCGCCGGGGTGTTCCAACAGGTCACAGGTACCCGGGTGGAGCTATCCTTCGGCAATCTGCCCCTGAGCTTTGATACCGAGTTAAACCGCAGCCTCTACCGGATCGTTCAGGAATCCCTGACCAACGCCATCCGCCATGGAAAGGCGACGGAGGTGGGAATGCAGTTCTGGATTCATGAGGAGCATCTTATAATCACCATTCATGATAATGGCGCGGGAGCCAAGGAGATTACCAAGGGTATCGGTTTGGCGGGTATGGAAGAACGGCTTAAAGAGATGGGAGGCAGCATCAAAGCCGGGAACGCCCCGGAAGGCGGCTTTACCCTGACCATTCGAATCCCCCTGGAACAACAAGGAAGTACCTACCGGGCCCGAAAACCCGGCCAGCATCTGGAACCTTCCATGGACAGTTTTGCAAATACCTAA
- a CDS encoding ABC transporter permease — protein sequence MNQRHENHPNPEGRNGVSMRAYLRLFRKSLGLNLKGAMEYRGNFLLQVFGMVLNNLAFLVFWDVLLGRTGPLAGYGFSDILFLWGVTSGAFGLAHILFGNISYLGEIIRNGDLDVYLLQPKGVYLNLLTSRSIVSAWGDLLFSLVVLAFAAGPWGLPGISRYGLGLVLVLSGSLVFAGVFSMAESLNFFLGNARTLGRSLCELLLTASLYPEGIFGSGMRWLFYSLIPAGFVVYLPRQAFLELNWAMVVPISAGCLGYFLLGAWVFHRGLRRYESGNLVGSRV from the coding sequence ATGAACCAGAGGCATGAAAATCACCCTAACCCCGAAGGCAGGAACGGGGTGTCTATGAGGGCCTATCTGCGGCTTTTCCGCAAGTCCCTGGGGCTGAATCTGAAGGGGGCCATGGAGTACCGGGGCAATTTCCTGCTCCAGGTCTTCGGCATGGTGCTCAACAATCTGGCGTTTTTGGTGTTCTGGGATGTGTTGTTGGGACGCACCGGGCCTCTGGCGGGCTACGGGTTTTCGGATATTCTATTTCTCTGGGGGGTTACCAGCGGAGCCTTCGGGCTGGCGCATATTCTGTTCGGGAATATCAGTTATCTGGGGGAGATCATTCGTAATGGTGATTTAGATGTGTATCTGCTCCAACCCAAGGGGGTGTACCTAAACTTGCTGACCAGCCGGTCGATTGTCTCGGCCTGGGGAGACCTGCTGTTCTCCTTGGTGGTGCTGGCTTTTGCTGCCGGGCCCTGGGGATTACCGGGAATCAGCCGCTACGGCCTCGGGTTGGTGTTGGTGCTTTCGGGGTCCCTGGTTTTTGCCGGGGTGTTCTCCATGGCGGAGAGTCTGAATTTTTTCCTGGGAAATGCCCGCACCCTGGGGCGCAGTCTCTGTGAGCTGCTCCTGACCGCCTCTCTGTATCCCGAGGGTATCTTCGGGTCGGGGATGCGGTGGTTGTTTTACTCCCTCATTCCCGCGGGGTTTGTGGTGTACCTGCCCCGGCAGGCATTCCTGGAGCTAAACTGGGCTATGGTGGTACCCATCAGTGCGGGGTGTTTGGGGTATTTTTTGCTCGGCGCATGGGTCTTTCACCGGGGTCTGAGGCGTTACGAGTCGGGAAACCTGGTGGGCAGCCGGGTGTAG